A genomic window from Companilactobacillus alimentarius DSM 20249 includes:
- the htpX gene encoding zinc metalloprotease HtpX has translation MIYEQIDRNKRKTYFIFFFFFLLLAALGSFIGAYFFDNIYSGIAIALVIAIVYTLITYFQSTSIVMQMNGAKKLESAKDAPDLWHIVEDLSMVADIPLPEIYIIDGPSPNAFATGRDPEHAAVAVTSGLYQMMNREELEGVLAHEISHVKNYDIRVSTISVALSSAIILICSIIGNAYRWWIPMNRSNDRDNDNSGAIRVVLWLVGLVFAILGPLIASLVQMAISRNREYLADVSGAELTRNPQGLINALEKLKESTKPMQRVDDASAALYIDDPNKKKHFSGLFDTHPPLDDRIAALKKTFE, from the coding sequence ATGATTTACGAACAAATTGATCGTAATAAACGCAAGACTTACTTTATTTTCTTTTTCTTCTTTCTATTATTGGCTGCTTTAGGAAGTTTCATTGGTGCTTACTTTTTTGACAATATCTACTCTGGAATTGCCATTGCATTAGTAATCGCCATCGTTTACACCTTAATCACCTATTTCCAATCAACTAGCATCGTAATGCAAATGAATGGTGCCAAGAAGTTGGAATCGGCTAAAGATGCACCTGATCTTTGGCATATTGTCGAGGACCTTTCCATGGTAGCTGACATTCCTTTACCAGAAATTTATATCATTGACGGCCCTAGCCCCAATGCTTTTGCTACCGGACGTGATCCAGAGCATGCAGCAGTTGCCGTAACTAGTGGACTTTATCAAATGATGAATCGTGAAGAACTCGAGGGTGTATTAGCCCACGAAATTTCTCACGTTAAAAATTACGACATTAGAGTCTCAACAATCTCTGTAGCTTTGTCCTCAGCCATTATTTTGATCTGTTCTATCATCGGAAACGCCTATCGTTGGTGGATTCCAATGAATCGTAGTAATGATCGTGACAATGATAATTCTGGGGCCATTCGTGTCGTGCTCTGGTTAGTTGGGTTAGTGTTTGCTATTTTAGGACCACTGATTGCTAGTTTGGTCCAGATGGCAATCTCTAGAAACCGTGAATATTTAGCTGATGTCTCTGGTGCTGAGTTGACGAGAAATCCACAAGGATTGATCAACGCTTTAGAGAAATTAAAGGAAAGTACAAAACCGATGCAACGTGTCGATGATGCTAGTGCTGCTTTGTACATTGACGATCCTAACAAGAAAAAACATTTCTCGGGACTTTTTGATACCCATCCGCCATTGGATGATCGAATCGCAGCTTTGAAAAAGACTTTTGAATAA
- a CDS encoding LemA family protein, which translates to MKTIIIIVIILIVIIAYAGMYNSLVKYRNRAREFSSQIDVQLKRRTDLIPNLVETVKGYATHEKETLSNVVNLRNNVTNADTLQDKVQADSALSGALRQVFALAENYPDLKANQEFSQLMEELSNTENKVSYARQAYNSQVQAYDTAIQTFPRNIIASIHSFKEMDFLQIPDADKEAPKVKF; encoded by the coding sequence ATGAAAACAATAATCATAATTGTTATTATTCTGATAGTAATTATCGCTTATGCGGGTATGTACAATAGTTTAGTTAAATACCGCAACCGTGCCCGTGAATTCAGTTCACAAATTGACGTTCAATTGAAGCGTCGGACTGACTTAATTCCTAACCTTGTAGAAACTGTTAAAGGTTATGCTACACATGAAAAGGAAACTCTTAGTAACGTAGTTAATTTGAGAAATAATGTTACTAACGCTGATACGCTTCAAGACAAAGTCCAAGCCGATAGTGCTTTGAGTGGCGCTTTGAGACAAGTATTTGCTTTGGCAGAAAATTATCCCGATTTGAAAGCTAATCAAGAGTTTTCACAATTAATGGAAGAACTATCCAATACTGAAAATAAAGTATCTTATGCACGTCAAGCTTACAACAGTCAAGTTCAAGCTTATGACACCGCAATCCAAACTTTTCCACGCAACATTATTGCTAGTATTCACAGTTTCAAAGAAATGGACTTTCTCCAAATCCCTGACGCTGATAAAGAAGCTCCAAAAGTTAAGTTTTAG
- a CDS encoding serine hydrolase domain-containing protein: MKKMFLPILMFLAAILGIVPTTSSVGGSVDSNYSSEFGQKANAILDKKSFSGSVLVVKNGKIIFQASRGYSNYGISLSNTIDTSYEIDSIQKSMTAAMVMKEIQNKKLSLTDKLSKFYPEIPGSNNITIKEMMDMTSGLILKGGVGPTKVMSDTDIIDEDIKNIRYVNVLHGKWDYSAINFNLLSGILEKLTGKSYRKLFTESYIDKLNLKHTIFAYDESPKIQKATGYNNPDPLSPSLNYKNVFDADKFLEYDELGTGQVYMSVYDLYKVEQYITQGNMLSAKSRDQLYAPGSISTYGGGLYHTKDDNFANGWGYGFQGVSHISDDGKVTVIALENYTRRAVDLKPMANQLYKLAKD, encoded by the coding sequence ATGAAAAAAATGTTTTTACCCATTTTGATGTTTTTAGCAGCTATTTTAGGAATCGTACCGACGACGTCTTCGGTTGGAGGTTCAGTAGATTCTAACTATAGTAGTGAATTCGGTCAAAAAGCGAACGCAATTTTAGATAAAAAAAGTTTTTCCGGTAGTGTATTGGTTGTTAAAAATGGCAAAATAATATTTCAGGCTAGCCGTGGCTATTCAAATTATGGAATTAGTCTTTCTAATACAATAGATACATCGTATGAGATAGACTCAATCCAAAAGTCAATGACTGCCGCAATGGTCATGAAAGAAATTCAGAATAAAAAATTGAGTTTAACTGATAAGTTATCTAAATTTTATCCTGAGATACCTGGTAGTAATAATATTACTATTAAAGAAATGATGGACATGACTTCGGGATTGATCTTAAAGGGTGGTGTCGGTCCTACTAAAGTTATGTCAGATACTGATATTATTGATGAAGATATTAAGAATATCCGTTATGTCAATGTGTTGCATGGCAAATGGGATTACTCAGCTATTAATTTTAATTTGCTAAGTGGTATTCTGGAAAAATTAACTGGAAAAAGTTATCGTAAATTGTTTACGGAGAGTTATATTGATAAATTAAATTTGAAACATACCATTTTTGCCTATGATGAATCTCCTAAAATTCAAAAAGCTACAGGTTATAATAACCCAGACCCTCTATCTCCAAGTCTGAATTATAAGAATGTATTTGATGCAGATAAGTTCTTAGAGTATGACGAATTGGGAACTGGTCAAGTCTATATGAGTGTTTATGACCTCTATAAAGTAGAACAATATATCACTCAAGGCAATATGTTGAGTGCCAAATCTAGAGACCAACTATATGCGCCTGGTAGTATTAGCACTTATGGTGGTGGGCTATATCATACTAAAGATGATAATTTTGCTAATGGTTGGGGCTATGGTTTTCAAGGCGTATCCCATATTTCTGATGATGGAAAAGTAACGGTAATTGCTCTGGAAAACTATACGAGAAGAGCAGTTGATCTAAAACCTATGGCTAATCAACTTTATAAGCTAGCTAAAGACTAA
- a CDS encoding aldo/keto reductase, translating into MRRKKMYKLNDGRDIPEFGFGTYKLNGHSGVQSIVSAINNGYTMLDTAYNYENEGAVGRAISESGINRDKLTVTSKLPGRYYAYNDAITALQESLYRTNLDYFDLYLLHWPNPKRGMYVEAWQALIDAQKFGLVKSIGVCNFLPEHLQKLQKETGILPAINQIELHPYFNQADMCKFDKDNGIVTMDWSPLGRASSVLQDPVLVELGKKYHKTVGQIILRWEYQLDTIPIPKSSSPVRQRENLNIYDFEISNSDMDKINDLTKADGRTHDQDPAVYEEF; encoded by the coding sequence ATGAGGAGGAAGAAAATGTATAAATTAAATGATGGACGAGATATCCCTGAATTCGGATTTGGAACATATAAATTAAATGGTCACAGTGGCGTTCAGAGTATCGTTTCAGCCATTAACAATGGTTATACGATGTTAGATACTGCCTATAATTATGAAAATGAGGGAGCAGTCGGACGTGCTATTTCTGAAAGTGGGATTAATCGTGATAAGTTAACAGTCACTTCCAAATTACCGGGAAGATATTACGCTTATAATGATGCCATTACGGCGTTACAGGAATCGCTTTATCGTACCAATTTAGATTATTTTGATCTTTATTTATTGCATTGGCCTAATCCTAAAAGAGGGATGTATGTTGAGGCCTGGCAAGCATTGATTGATGCTCAAAAATTTGGTTTGGTCAAATCAATTGGGGTATGTAATTTCCTTCCAGAACACTTACAAAAACTCCAAAAAGAAACTGGAATTTTACCAGCTATCAATCAAATTGAACTACATCCTTATTTCAATCAAGCTGATATGTGTAAATTTGATAAGGATAACGGTATTGTAACGATGGATTGGAGTCCATTGGGGCGTGCCAGTTCAGTCTTACAAGATCCAGTTCTAGTAGAATTGGGTAAGAAGTATCATAAAACAGTTGGTCAAATTATCTTGAGATGGGAATACCAATTAGATACTATTCCTATTCCTAAGTCCTCATCACCAGTAAGACAACGCGAAAATTTGAACATATATGACTTTGAAATTTCAAATAGTGATATGGATAAGATTAATGATCTTACTAAAGCTGATGGTCGGACACATGACCAAGATCCCGCGGTTTATGAAGAATTTTAA
- a CDS encoding oleate hydratase has translation MYRSNGNYEAFAKPIKPAGVDDKSAYIVGSGLAGLAAATFLIRDGQMKGNRIHVLEELALPGGSMDGIWNEQKGYIIRGGREMEPHFETLWDLFRSIPSLENPDASVLDEFYWLNKKDPSFSHGRVIQKQGKELPTEGDLTLTPKAVQELLDLVMTPEKDLGDKKINEVFTDDFLNSNFWLYWSTMFAFEPWASAMEMRRYLMRFCHHIDSLSNLSSLRFTKYNQYESLIQPMIKFLEDKGVKFTYNTHVNNIKVATNNGDKVAQKLEITTDDQDKTIDLTENDLVFVTNGSITESTTYGDKTHPAPTEHELGSSWQLWENLAKQDEAFGHPDKFCKNIPEANWTVSGTITLTDDQVVPYIEKISKKDPHSGSIVTSGPVSIKDSNWLYGYSISRQKHFKRQKDNELVVWVYGLFSDKPGNFVNKKITECTGDELCEEWLYHIGVPTDKIKDIAENHASTIPAHMPYITSYFMPRKLGDRPLVVPKGSKNLAFIGNFAETERDTVFTTEYSVRTAMEAVYTLLDVDRGVPEVFDSAFDIRTLMRAVYYLDGKKKLEDIKLPFKERIVEKKVMEKIHGTYIEELLKDAHLL, from the coding sequence ATGTATAGAAGTAATGGTAATTACGAAGCATTTGCTAAACCTATTAAACCAGCTGGAGTTGATGACAAGTCGGCGTACATTGTTGGTTCCGGATTAGCTGGATTAGCTGCAGCAACTTTCTTGATTCGTGACGGTCAAATGAAGGGTAACAGGATTCATGTTTTAGAAGAATTAGCATTACCTGGTGGTAGTATGGACGGTATTTGGAATGAACAAAAGGGCTATATTATCCGTGGTGGTAGAGAAATGGAACCTCATTTTGAAACACTTTGGGATTTATTCAGATCAATTCCGTCTTTGGAAAATCCAGATGCTTCTGTTTTGGATGAATTTTATTGGCTTAATAAAAAAGATCCAAGTTTCTCGCATGGAAGAGTTATTCAAAAACAGGGCAAGGAATTGCCAACTGAAGGTGATTTGACTTTAACACCCAAGGCAGTTCAAGAATTGTTAGATTTGGTTATGACACCGGAAAAGGATTTAGGGGATAAAAAGATCAATGAAGTATTCACTGATGATTTCTTAAATTCTAACTTCTGGTTATATTGGTCAACAATGTTTGCCTTTGAACCATGGGCTAGTGCCATGGAGATGAGACGTTACTTGATGCGCTTCTGTCATCATATTGATTCATTATCAAATCTTTCATCATTGAGATTTACTAAATATAATCAATATGAGTCATTAATTCAACCAATGATCAAATTCTTGGAAGATAAGGGTGTTAAATTTACTTATAATACTCATGTTAATAATATTAAGGTCGCTACAAATAATGGCGATAAAGTTGCCCAAAAACTTGAAATAACGACTGATGATCAAGATAAGACTATTGATTTGACAGAAAATGATTTAGTCTTTGTAACTAACGGTTCAATCACTGAGAGTACAACTTATGGTGACAAGACTCATCCTGCACCAACTGAACATGAATTAGGCAGCAGTTGGCAACTTTGGGAAAACTTAGCTAAACAAGATGAGGCTTTTGGACATCCAGATAAATTCTGTAAGAATATTCCTGAAGCTAATTGGACAGTTTCTGGAACAATTACCTTAACAGATGATCAAGTTGTTCCTTATATTGAAAAGATAAGCAAAAAAGATCCCCACAGCGGCTCAATTGTAACTAGTGGACCTGTCAGTATTAAAGATTCAAATTGGCTCTATGGTTACTCGATAAGTCGTCAAAAGCATTTCAAGAGACAAAAGGACAACGAATTAGTCGTTTGGGTTTATGGATTGTTCTCCGACAAGCCGGGTAATTTCGTTAATAAAAAGATTACTGAGTGTACCGGAGATGAACTCTGTGAAGAATGGCTTTATCATATTGGTGTACCAACTGATAAAATTAAGGATATTGCAGAAAATCATGCTAGTACAATTCCAGCACATATGCCTTATATTACGTCATACTTTATGCCAAGAAAACTGGGCGATCGTCCACTAGTAGTTCCAAAGGGATCAAAGAACTTAGCTTTCATTGGTAATTTTGCTGAAACTGAGCGTGATACAGTCTTTACAACAGAATATTCAGTTAGAACAGCTATGGAAGCTGTCTATACTTTGCTGGATGTTGATCGTGGCGTTCCGGAAGTCTTTGACTCAGCCTTTGATATTCGGACATTAATGAGAGCTGTTTACTACTTAGATGGTAAGAAGAAACTTGAAGATATTAAATTACCATTTAAAGAGCGGATTGTTGAAAAGAAAGTTATGGAGAAGATTCATGGAACTTATATTGAAGAATTGTTAAAGGATGCACATTTGCTCTGA
- a CDS encoding NUDIX hydrolase N-terminal domain-containing protein yields the protein MDDVELLLEKLQAIAQSGKHYGKDIFDQERYHQLEVVAKKLTGKLVNNATPKNLDLYFDSDTGYVTPKVDVRAATFKNDKILLVHEKSSGQWSIPGGWADIGYSASEIATKETFEEAGIKVKPKRLIAIKDMQKSHYPKKNLSYIYKIFFECSPIENDIHGGVETSEARYFTLDKALNLDLSLARNLPEDFKMAFNCHRSQEWQTYFN from the coding sequence ATGGATGATGTAGAATTATTACTAGAAAAATTACAAGCAATTGCACAAAGTGGTAAACATTATGGAAAAGATATATTTGATCAAGAACGTTATCACCAATTAGAAGTGGTTGCTAAAAAACTCACTGGAAAATTAGTCAATAACGCTACTCCAAAAAATTTGGATCTTTATTTTGATTCTGATACTGGATACGTCACTCCCAAAGTAGATGTCAGAGCAGCAACATTTAAGAACGATAAGATATTGCTTGTTCATGAAAAAAGTAGTGGTCAATGGTCAATTCCAGGTGGTTGGGCTGATATCGGTTATTCAGCTAGTGAAATTGCAACCAAAGAAACTTTTGAAGAAGCTGGAATCAAGGTTAAACCTAAACGCTTGATTGCCATTAAAGATATGCAAAAGAGTCACTATCCTAAAAAGAATCTGAGTTATATTTATAAAATATTTTTTGAGTGCTCTCCCATTGAAAATGATATCCATGGTGGCGTTGAAACGTCAGAAGCTCGCTACTTTACTTTAGATAAAGCTCTCAATTTAGATCTTTCATTAGCCAGAAACCTTCCCGAGGATTTCAAGATGGCTTTTAACTGTCATCGTTCCCAAGAATGGCAAACCTATTTTAACTAA
- a CDS encoding helix-turn-helix domain-containing protein — MDNLGDILRETRISHQLSQIETSDNICSQSTLSEIENNKYNPSTQLLIDLCQRMSISFEEIILAQNFKVCRDIQLNKRISTLYNAHNYQDLNLFLVRKRVLADVQTDKHTQAYYFYLSLCALHLDHKLDHTKELIKLSLASSNNSRKQTTLTRLGNIILAYIYSKQNLRSSSIQQIKMALNNIENVKYEENLNIIYFVAALSYFQISRYKPALDMVRRGINFSQRNASAFMLINNFYLLAYIKKTVCERRLKIKHSNIHKYSNKKIRKLPATVFYKTV, encoded by the coding sequence ATGGATAACTTAGGAGATATATTAAGAGAAACACGTATAAGTCATCAACTTTCACAGATAGAAACATCCGATAATATTTGTTCTCAATCTACCCTTTCAGAAATTGAAAATAATAAATATAATCCTAGTACACAATTATTGATTGATCTATGTCAACGAATGTCAATTAGTTTTGAAGAAATTATTTTAGCTCAAAACTTTAAAGTCTGTCGAGATATTCAACTAAACAAAAGGATAAGTACTCTCTACAATGCTCATAATTATCAAGATCTGAATCTTTTTTTAGTTCGTAAAAGAGTTCTAGCCGATGTTCAAACTGACAAACATACTCAGGCTTATTACTTTTACCTCTCCTTATGTGCTTTACACCTCGATCATAAGCTCGATCACACTAAAGAATTAATTAAATTATCTCTAGCAAGCTCTAACAACAGCCGTAAACAAACGACTTTAACAAGATTGGGAAATATTATTTTAGCTTACATCTATTCCAAACAAAATTTACGTTCTTCCTCTATTCAACAAATTAAAATGGCATTAAATAATATAGAAAACGTTAAATATGAAGAGAATTTAAATATAATTTATTTCGTGGCTGCCTTATCGTACTTCCAAATATCAAGATATAAGCCTGCACTTGATATGGTTAGAAGAGGAATAAATTTTTCTCAAAGAAATGCCTCCGCTTTTATGCTGATTAATAATTTCTATTTACTAGCTTATATAAAAAAGACAGTTTGTGAGCGTCGACTCAAAATAAAACACTCAAATATTCATAAATATTCTAATAAAAAAATCAGAAAGCTTCCTGCAACCGTTTTCTATAAAACTGTATAA
- the nfsA gene encoding oxygen-insensitive NADPH nitroreductase: protein MNSTIKKMTQHVSVRDFKDEPVTDEQKDALLTAAQSGSTSEFVQAFSIIEITDSKLREQLADITISSPHVKKADTFYIFVADLNRQASILKSHNQDLDGLKNMESLIVSIVDTTIAAQNVAVAAESMDLGICYIGSIRNNIQKVAELLNLPKLTIPLFGMAIGVPKTKNQHKPRLPRKNQVSTNTYNNENLSDLKDYDASVRKYYANRNSNASDTNWSEKNLAIFKEIRRPEVAQFLKQQGFTLK from the coding sequence ATGAATTCTACTATAAAAAAAATGACCCAACACGTTTCCGTACGTGATTTCAAAGATGAACCTGTTACTGACGAACAAAAGGATGCCCTTTTAACGGCAGCTCAAAGTGGTTCTACTTCAGAGTTTGTTCAAGCTTTTTCTATTATTGAAATAACTGATTCAAAACTGCGCGAACAATTAGCTGATATCACTATCAGTTCACCGCACGTTAAAAAAGCCGATACTTTTTATATTTTTGTCGCTGATCTCAATCGTCAGGCTTCAATTTTAAAATCTCATAATCAAGATCTCGACGGTTTGAAAAATATGGAATCATTAATTGTCAGCATTGTTGATACGACGATTGCTGCCCAAAATGTTGCCGTTGCCGCTGAATCCATGGATTTAGGTATCTGTTACATTGGAAGCATTCGCAACAATATTCAAAAAGTTGCTGAATTATTAAATTTACCAAAATTAACAATTCCCCTATTCGGTATGGCGATTGGCGTTCCTAAAACTAAGAATCAGCACAAACCTCGCCTTCCTAGAAAGAATCAAGTTTCTACAAATACTTACAACAATGAGAATCTATCTGACTTGAAGGATTACGATGCATCTGTTCGTAAATATTATGCCAATCGTAATTCTAATGCGAGTGACACAAATTGGTCTGAAAAGAATTTAGCAATTTTCAAAGAAATCAGACGTCCTGAAGTCGCTCAATTCTTGAAACAACAGGGATTTACTCTCAAATAA
- a CDS encoding nuclear transport factor 2 family protein, whose translation MEKIDIIQQYFQSWLTKDFSKLDDYFDSKIIYRESYGPIYIGLSELHQWISTMSKQQKVLSWRIDKILQSDKNTFTVLWYFHAIEHTEYDFDGVSIIQFKDNKITDVSEYQSKHETFRPFSKKEQ comes from the coding sequence ATGGAAAAAATCGATATTATTCAGCAATATTTTCAATCTTGGCTTACCAAAGATTTCTCAAAACTCGATGACTATTTTGATTCAAAAATAATTTATCGTGAATCATATGGTCCTATCTATATCGGCTTAAGTGAGTTACATCAATGGATAAGCACTATGTCTAAGCAACAAAAAGTTCTCAGTTGGCGGATTGACAAAATTCTTCAATCGGACAAAAACACTTTCACAGTGTTATGGTACTTTCATGCAATTGAGCATACTGAGTATGATTTCGATGGAGTTTCAATTATTCAATTTAAAGACAATAAAATAACTGATGTCTCCGAATATCAATCAAAACATGAAACATTTAGACCATTTTCTAAAAAGGAGCAATAA